A window of Alicyclobacillus vulcanalis contains these coding sequences:
- the ndk gene encoding nucleoside-diphosphate kinase, which yields MAQEQTFVMVKPDGVQRGLIGEILARFERKGLKLVAAKLVQVSQELAEAHYAEHRERPFFPELVRFITSAPVFAMILEGENAIAVVRGMMGKTNPAEAQPGTIRGDLALTIGMNVVHGSDSPESAKREMELWFPEGALSYERSLDAWLA from the coding sequence ATGGCGCAAGAGCAGACCTTTGTCATGGTGAAGCCCGATGGGGTGCAGCGCGGACTCATCGGTGAGATTTTGGCTCGGTTCGAGCGAAAGGGGTTGAAGCTCGTCGCGGCCAAGCTCGTGCAGGTTTCTCAGGAGCTCGCGGAGGCGCACTACGCGGAACACCGTGAACGGCCCTTTTTCCCGGAGTTGGTGCGGTTCATCACGTCCGCCCCGGTGTTTGCGATGATCCTCGAGGGCGAAAATGCCATTGCGGTCGTGCGGGGGATGATGGGCAAGACCAACCCGGCGGAGGCTCAGCCGGGCACCATTCGCGGCGATCTGGCCCTCACCATCGGGATGAACGTCGTGCACGGTTCCGATTCTCCAGAAAGCGCCAAGCGCGAAATGGAGCTCTGGTTCCCAGAGGGTGCGCTCAGCTACGAGCGGTCACTGGATGCATGGCTCGCGTAA
- a CDS encoding polyprenyl synthetase family protein, producing MEFHEIYLQYRHELDRVERLLDERAHADHADLAKAGRTLLEAGGKRIRPLFALICGLGEREWSEDVAKLAAALEMIHMATLVHDDVIDRADLRRGRPTVRKSYGNLAAMYTGDYLFARAIQLLAEVDNLEVHRLMARGIVLLCEGEIEQIEDFYNWSQGIMTYLRRIHRKTALLISLSCQLGAMVGGAEAREVSALAQFGHAAGMAFQIVDDLLDFTGASEIVGKPVGGDLRQGNLTLPALLAASRPELGDRLKALVHEGMRDEEAEEAIHIVVSSGALDEAKRLAERYLEKSRQLLQRVSRTTVRDQLMGLTTFIIRRQY from the coding sequence GTGGAATTTCATGAGATTTACCTCCAGTACCGACATGAACTCGATCGCGTCGAACGCCTGTTGGACGAGCGCGCGCACGCGGATCATGCGGATCTGGCGAAGGCGGGACGAACGCTGCTGGAGGCCGGCGGCAAGCGGATTCGCCCTCTTTTCGCGTTGATCTGTGGCCTTGGGGAACGCGAGTGGTCCGAGGACGTCGCCAAGTTGGCTGCAGCTCTGGAAATGATTCACATGGCCACGCTGGTTCATGACGACGTGATCGATCGCGCCGATTTGCGCCGCGGTCGGCCGACGGTTCGCAAAAGTTACGGCAACCTTGCGGCGATGTACACCGGGGATTACCTGTTTGCACGTGCGATTCAACTGCTCGCGGAAGTGGACAACCTGGAGGTCCACCGCCTGATGGCGCGGGGCATCGTGCTGTTGTGCGAAGGCGAGATCGAACAGATTGAGGACTTTTACAATTGGTCGCAGGGCATCATGACGTACCTGAGGCGAATTCATCGCAAGACGGCGCTGCTCATCTCGCTCAGCTGTCAGTTGGGCGCGATGGTGGGGGGCGCAGAGGCGCGCGAGGTCTCGGCGCTCGCGCAGTTCGGGCACGCCGCGGGCATGGCGTTTCAAATCGTCGACGATTTGCTGGATTTCACAGGTGCCTCCGAAATTGTGGGCAAGCCGGTGGGCGGAGACCTGCGCCAGGGCAATCTGACGCTGCCGGCCCTTCTGGCTGCTTCGCGTCCGGAGCTGGGGGATCGGCTCAAGGCACTGGTCCACGAAGGGATGCGCGACGAGGAGGCGGAGGAAGCGATTCACATCGTCGTGTCCTCGGGAGCGCTCGACGAGGCCAAGCGCTTGGCGGAGCGATACCTGGAGAAGTCGAGGCAGCTCCTCCAACGCGTGAGCCGAACCACGGTGCGCGACCAGCTGATGGGCCTCACCACGTTTATCATCCGGCGGCAATACTGA
- a CDS encoding demethylmenaquinone methyltransferase has protein sequence MHGDKSAYVHDVFSKIARRYDAMNSVLSFQQHRLWRNYAMRQLPLSPDAQVLDVAAGTGAWTFAIAKRLGPGGRVIGLDFTEAMLEVAEERRRQFPFRDRVEFVHGDAMNLPFPDNSFDLCTIGFALRNMPSAEGCLREMARVVKPGGAVVSLELSKPEAAWFRRLYYFYFYRVLPKIGELVVGEREPYAWLPESLIDFPDRKGLEEMFRRVGLRDVWSRPLTFGIAAFHIGWK, from the coding sequence ATGCACGGGGATAAGTCGGCATATGTGCACGATGTGTTTTCGAAAATCGCCAGGCGCTACGATGCAATGAATTCCGTGCTCAGTTTTCAACAACATCGTCTCTGGCGCAACTACGCGATGCGCCAGTTGCCGCTTTCTCCTGATGCCCAGGTGCTGGATGTGGCGGCAGGGACGGGGGCATGGACGTTTGCCATCGCAAAGCGCCTCGGGCCTGGCGGGCGGGTCATCGGCCTCGATTTCACGGAGGCCATGCTCGAAGTCGCCGAAGAGCGGCGTCGACAGTTTCCTTTTCGCGATCGCGTCGAGTTTGTGCACGGGGACGCGATGAACCTCCCGTTTCCGGACAATTCGTTTGATCTATGCACCATCGGCTTTGCGCTCCGCAACATGCCGAGTGCGGAAGGCTGCCTTCGCGAGATGGCACGCGTGGTCAAGCCCGGGGGAGCCGTGGTTTCGCTCGAGCTCTCGAAACCGGAGGCCGCTTGGTTTCGCCGGTTGTACTACTTTTACTTTTACCGGGTACTCCCGAAAATCGGGGAACTCGTGGTGGGCGAGCGCGAGCCGTACGCATGGTTGCCCGAGTCGCTGATCGATTTTCCCGATCGAAAGGGGCTCGAAGAGATGTTCCGCCGCGTGGGCTTGCGCGATGTGTGGAGTCGGCCGCTGACGTTCGGCATTGCGGCTTTCCACATTGGATGGAAATGA
- the rpsA gene encoding 30S ribosomal protein S1: protein MSEDLREMLTDAAVREGDVVTGEVTAVDDHGVTVALPHGYEGHISPQELSAVPGTNPSDVVSVGSSVTAQVLKVDMESGHVTLSKRRAEQTSAWERMQQLLESGEPIEVEIRDVVKGGLVADVGVRAFIPASLVDRHFVENLEQFKGQKLRCKVVEVDPHKNKLILSRRAVLEEESEARARKVFEELKPGDVIEGTVQRLTDFGAFVDVGGADGLVHISELSFSHVNHPSEVVHEGERVKVRVLRVDPDAGRISLSIKAALPEPWETYAHEFQPGDVVQGVVRRVVDFGAFVELRPGLEGLVHVSQISNEHVDKPSDVLEPGQEVTVRVLSVDPERKRISLSMRDSSSSRGGQARGGRRERRPAEPRNEGASGPTLGDLFGDLFK, encoded by the coding sequence ATGTCTGAGGATTTGCGTGAAATGTTGACCGATGCGGCGGTTCGCGAGGGGGACGTGGTGACCGGCGAAGTGACCGCCGTGGACGATCACGGCGTGACCGTCGCGCTGCCTCACGGTTATGAGGGGCATATTTCGCCGCAGGAACTGTCCGCGGTGCCAGGGACGAACCCGAGCGACGTGGTCAGCGTCGGCAGCTCGGTGACCGCTCAGGTTCTGAAGGTCGATATGGAGTCCGGTCACGTGACGCTGTCGAAGCGCCGCGCGGAGCAGACGTCCGCGTGGGAGCGCATGCAACAGCTTCTGGAAAGCGGCGAGCCGATTGAAGTGGAGATCCGCGATGTCGTCAAAGGCGGACTGGTCGCAGACGTGGGAGTGCGCGCGTTCATTCCGGCCTCCTTGGTAGACCGGCATTTCGTCGAGAATCTCGAGCAATTCAAAGGTCAAAAACTCCGCTGCAAGGTGGTGGAGGTTGACCCGCACAAAAACAAGTTGATTCTCTCGCGGCGTGCGGTTCTCGAGGAAGAAAGCGAGGCGCGTGCGCGCAAGGTGTTCGAGGAATTGAAGCCTGGCGACGTGATCGAGGGAACCGTTCAGCGCCTCACCGACTTTGGCGCCTTCGTCGATGTAGGGGGCGCGGACGGCCTGGTTCACATCTCCGAGCTTTCGTTTTCGCACGTGAATCATCCGTCTGAGGTCGTGCACGAGGGCGAGCGCGTCAAGGTGCGCGTGCTGCGCGTCGATCCAGATGCGGGCCGCATTTCCCTCTCCATTAAAGCCGCGCTGCCTGAGCCGTGGGAAACCTATGCGCACGAGTTCCAGCCTGGGGATGTGGTCCAGGGCGTGGTTCGCCGCGTGGTGGACTTCGGAGCATTTGTGGAGCTTCGACCGGGCCTGGAAGGTCTGGTGCACGTGTCGCAGATTTCGAACGAGCACGTCGACAAGCCTTCGGACGTCCTTGAACCCGGTCAGGAAGTTACGGTTCGCGTGTTGAGTGTGGATCCGGAGCGCAAGCGGATCTCGCTGTCGATGCGGGACTCGTCCTCTTCACGGGGTGGACAGGCGCGTGGGGGCCGCCGCGAGCGGAGGCCGGCTGAGCCACGCAACGAAGGGGCTTCAGGGCCGACGTTGGGCGACCTTTTCGGCGATTTGTTTAAGTGA
- a CDS encoding heptaprenyl diphosphate synthase component 1 gives MFQRVTRYAKTHMNHDYLAKRKVRQAVSPFHFELGYAILRSAEVPDVEAEQVLTAMLLLEQGLSIHDEIDEWAAAEQGLVVLAGDYDSSKYYLLLAQLGNRALMRELCEAVVRINEAKMDLLMASPLSLDVYVERMSTIEAELLRALVRHYHPDPAPWMQRVEEAVRARVIAGAAKVRVFTRGAAGGWRGRDGNTAVSKDPNRVRGTWPVFEYALPEEPQGLQAAEGKR, from the coding sequence ATGTTTCAACGCGTAACGCGTTACGCCAAGACGCATATGAATCACGATTACTTGGCCAAGCGGAAGGTCCGCCAGGCGGTGAGTCCCTTTCATTTCGAACTCGGTTACGCCATCCTGCGGTCGGCTGAAGTGCCGGATGTCGAAGCGGAACAGGTCCTCACCGCGATGCTTCTGTTGGAGCAGGGGCTCTCGATTCACGATGAGATTGACGAATGGGCGGCGGCTGAACAGGGCCTTGTGGTGCTCGCAGGGGATTACGACAGCAGCAAGTACTACCTTTTGCTTGCTCAGCTCGGCAATCGCGCGCTCATGCGCGAGCTGTGTGAAGCCGTCGTGCGGATCAACGAAGCCAAGATGGACCTGCTGATGGCGTCGCCGCTCTCGCTGGACGTGTACGTCGAGCGGATGTCGACCATCGAGGCAGAGCTGCTCCGAGCCTTGGTTCGCCACTATCACCCGGACCCTGCGCCCTGGATGCAGAGGGTCGAGGAGGCCGTGCGGGCTCGCGTCATCGCCGGGGCCGCCAAAGTTCGCGTCTTCACGCGCGGGGCGGCCGGTGGATGGCGGGGTCGCGACGGGAACACGGCGGTATCCAAGGACCCGAATCGGGTGCGCGGGACGTGGCCGGTATTCGAATACGCCCTTCCGGAGGAGCCGCAAGGGCTTCAGGCAGCGGAAGGGAAGCGTTGA
- the gcvH gene encoding glycine cleavage system protein GcvH encodes MNIPDGLKYSREHEWVRVEGSRAYVGITDFAQDELGDIVYVELPEVGAEVKAGDTFGTVESVKTVSDLYAPVSGRVVEVNEALAAAPEKVNESPYDEAWMIVVEMADPAELEALLDAEAYRQHIQR; translated from the coding sequence GTGAACATTCCAGACGGATTGAAGTATTCACGTGAACATGAATGGGTACGCGTCGAGGGTTCCCGCGCCTATGTCGGAATCACGGATTTCGCCCAAGACGAGCTCGGGGATATTGTGTACGTGGAGTTGCCCGAGGTGGGCGCCGAGGTGAAAGCGGGAGACACCTTTGGCACCGTCGAGTCGGTCAAGACGGTGTCGGATCTGTACGCTCCCGTGAGCGGGCGCGTGGTCGAGGTGAACGAAGCGCTTGCAGCTGCCCCCGAAAAGGTCAACGAGTCGCCGTACGACGAGGCGTGGATGATCGTCGTCGAGATGGCGGACCCAGCCGAGCTCGAGGCGCTTTTGGACGCAGAAGCCTATCGTCAGCACATCCAGCGATAA
- the plsY gene encoding glycerol-3-phosphate 1-O-acyltransferase PlsY: protein MAFVSLLSIVIAYLIGSISTSTLVVRWVSGRDIRALGSGNAGATNTMRTLGLKWGVLVLIFDGLKGAIALWIADALTPHAAWVLALTAVAVVVGHNWPLFFGFRGGKGIATTIGVLLWLAPLAAVIAGLVCLAVIALTRYVSLGSIVFVCLVPVFVAVFHFEGWTFAASIVLALLALYRHRSNIDRLLHGTERRIFDRTSEGV from the coding sequence ATGGCGTTCGTTTCGCTGTTGAGCATCGTCATCGCATATTTGATCGGCTCGATTTCGACGAGCACCCTGGTGGTGCGCTGGGTCAGCGGCCGCGACATTCGCGCCTTGGGCAGCGGGAACGCGGGCGCCACCAACACGATGCGCACGTTGGGCCTCAAGTGGGGCGTGCTGGTGCTGATCTTCGACGGATTGAAAGGCGCGATCGCCCTGTGGATAGCGGACGCGCTGACGCCGCACGCCGCGTGGGTGCTCGCCCTGACCGCGGTGGCGGTGGTGGTGGGTCACAACTGGCCGCTGTTTTTTGGGTTCCGCGGTGGGAAAGGGATCGCGACCACCATCGGCGTGCTGCTTTGGCTCGCGCCGCTCGCGGCCGTGATCGCCGGACTCGTGTGTCTAGCCGTCATCGCGCTCACCCGTTACGTGTCCCTCGGGTCGATCGTCTTCGTCTGCCTCGTGCCTGTCTTCGTCGCTGTGTTCCACTTTGAGGGCTGGACCTTTGCCGCGAGCATCGTGCTTGCTCTGCTCGCCTTGTATCGGCACCGTTCCAACATCGACCGCCTGCTGCATGGGACCGAGCGGCGGATTTTCGACCGGACAAGCGAGGGCGTGTGA
- the mtrB gene encoding trp RNA-binding attenuation protein MtrB — protein MADTPYSGDYVVIRALENGVQVNGMTRGPQTRFHHAEKLDKSEVMIAQFTEHTSAIKIRGKAVIYTRYGVVRTDEDA, from the coding sequence TTGGCTGACACGCCCTACAGCGGCGATTACGTGGTGATTCGCGCACTCGAAAACGGGGTGCAGGTGAACGGCATGACGCGTGGACCGCAGACGCGGTTTCATCATGCCGAGAAACTGGACAAGAGTGAGGTTATGATTGCGCAGTTCACGGAGCATACATCCGCCATCAAAATTCGGGGCAAAGCCGTCATTTACACGAGGTATGGGGTGGTGCGGACCGACGAGGACGCGTGA
- the spoIVA gene encoding stage IV sporulation protein A — protein MEKFDVFQDIAERTGGDIYLGVVGPVRTGKSTFIKKFMELIVIPNIPDEADRARTIDELPQSAAGRTIMTTEPKFIPNQAVQVHVAEGLDVNVRIVDCVGYAVEGARGYEDENGPRMVTTPWFDDPVPFQEAAEIGTRKVIADHSTIGIVVTTDGSVAEIPRENYVAAEERVVAELKELGKPFVMIVNSVTPDHPRVQQLREELTEKYDVPVLALSCATLTTHEIYYVLREALYEFPVKEVNVNLPNWVMVLDPDHWLRQQFEEAVRETIRDIRRVRDIDRVVAQFAQFSFVSACGLAHMDMGHGVAVIELDAPDELYDQVLTEIVGVQITGRDQLLKMMKEFTYAKREYDKVAEALRMVKLTGYGIAPPALEEMTLDEPELIKQGSRFGVRLKATAPSIHMIRVDVESEFAPIVGTEKQSEELVRYLMQDFEKDPLKIWESDIFGKSLAAIVREGISAKLSLMPESAQFKLKETLQRIINEGSGGLIAIIL, from the coding sequence GTGGAAAAATTCGACGTCTTTCAAGACATTGCGGAGCGGACGGGGGGCGATATATACCTCGGCGTGGTCGGCCCCGTGCGCACTGGCAAGTCAACGTTTATTAAAAAGTTCATGGAACTGATTGTCATCCCCAATATTCCAGACGAAGCTGACCGCGCTCGAACCATTGACGAGCTCCCCCAAAGTGCCGCAGGGCGCACCATCATGACCACAGAGCCCAAGTTTATCCCGAATCAAGCGGTTCAGGTGCACGTCGCGGAAGGGCTTGACGTAAACGTGCGCATCGTGGACTGCGTCGGCTATGCCGTGGAGGGAGCGCGGGGATACGAGGACGAGAACGGCCCGCGGATGGTGACGACGCCGTGGTTCGACGATCCCGTCCCCTTTCAAGAGGCGGCCGAGATCGGCACGCGTAAGGTGATCGCCGACCACTCGACGATTGGCATCGTGGTGACGACGGACGGTTCTGTGGCCGAAATTCCGCGAGAAAATTACGTGGCCGCGGAAGAGCGCGTGGTAGCGGAACTGAAGGAGCTCGGGAAACCATTCGTGATGATTGTGAATTCGGTGACGCCCGACCATCCGCGCGTGCAGCAATTGCGGGAGGAGCTGACCGAAAAGTACGACGTGCCTGTCCTGGCCCTCTCCTGCGCCACGCTGACGACGCACGAGATCTACTACGTGCTGCGCGAGGCCCTCTACGAGTTCCCGGTGAAAGAGGTGAACGTCAACCTTCCAAACTGGGTCATGGTCCTCGATCCCGACCACTGGTTGAGGCAGCAGTTTGAAGAGGCGGTTCGCGAGACGATTCGCGACATTCGCCGCGTGCGCGATATTGATCGGGTTGTCGCCCAGTTCGCGCAGTTCTCCTTCGTCTCGGCGTGTGGCTTGGCTCACATGGACATGGGTCACGGAGTCGCCGTCATTGAGCTCGACGCACCCGACGAACTCTACGACCAGGTGCTCACCGAGATCGTCGGCGTTCAGATTACTGGTCGAGACCAGTTGCTGAAGATGATGAAGGAATTCACCTATGCCAAGCGGGAATACGACAAAGTTGCCGAAGCGCTGCGCATGGTGAAGCTCACGGGCTATGGCATTGCGCCACCGGCGCTCGAGGAGATGACGCTCGACGAACCGGAGCTCATCAAGCAAGGATCGCGATTTGGCGTGAGGTTGAAGGCGACCGCGCCCTCCATCCACATGATTCGGGTCGACGTCGAGAGCGAATTTGCGCCCATCGTCGGCACGGAGAAGCAGTCCGAGGAACTGGTCCGGTACCTGATGCAGGACTTCGAGAAAGATCCGCTAAAAATTTGGGAGAGCGACATCTTCGGTAAATCGCTCGCCGCGATCGTGCGCGAGGGCATTTCTGCAAAACTGTCGCTCATGCCTGAGAGCGCACAGTTTAAACTGAAGGAGACACTCCAGCGGATTATCAACGAAGGCAGCGGTGGCCTCATCGCCATCATCTTGTGA
- a CDS encoding zinc-dependent alcohol dehydrogenase family protein — MRAARMVAFREPLVIEEVPDPSPGPDDAVIRVEASGICRSDWHGWMGDWSWLGLSPALPITPGHEFGGEVVALGRDVKGFSIGDKVTVPFHYACGHCEHCHAGVPNRCDNVGIYGFSWDGSFAEYVVVRNASLNLIRLPEGVDALTAAAVGCRFMTGYHGVMRGGVRPGQWVAIHGAGGVGLSAIQTAHAMGARVIAVDVDDDKLVKARAEGASAVVNARKDPVVEAIREITQGGAHVSIDALGIRDTVLHSVLCLRKGGRHVQIGLTTSEEGGFVPLPMDLITSCEIEVVGSLGIPHPDYAGLLALVAEGRLRPRDLVEREVSLADIHDVFDKMTRFETTGFNVITTF, encoded by the coding sequence ATGAGGGCTGCGCGGATGGTGGCATTTCGCGAACCGCTTGTCATCGAGGAAGTGCCAGATCCTTCGCCTGGGCCGGACGATGCAGTCATTCGCGTGGAAGCGAGCGGAATCTGCCGGAGCGACTGGCACGGGTGGATGGGCGATTGGTCGTGGCTCGGCCTGAGCCCTGCACTGCCCATCACACCGGGGCATGAGTTCGGGGGCGAGGTCGTCGCGCTCGGGCGCGACGTGAAAGGGTTTTCGATCGGGGACAAAGTCACCGTGCCGTTTCACTACGCCTGCGGACATTGCGAGCACTGCCACGCCGGCGTTCCGAATCGTTGCGACAACGTGGGCATTTACGGATTCAGTTGGGACGGAAGCTTTGCCGAATATGTGGTCGTGCGGAATGCGAGTTTGAATTTAATTCGCCTGCCAGAGGGGGTGGACGCGCTGACCGCTGCGGCCGTGGGGTGTCGCTTCATGACGGGCTATCACGGCGTGATGCGGGGCGGCGTCCGTCCGGGCCAGTGGGTGGCGATCCACGGGGCAGGCGGCGTGGGACTGTCGGCGATTCAAACGGCGCACGCGATGGGCGCACGCGTGATCGCCGTGGACGTGGATGACGATAAACTCGTGAAGGCACGCGCCGAAGGGGCGTCAGCGGTGGTGAACGCCCGCAAGGATCCTGTGGTCGAAGCCATTCGCGAGATCACCCAGGGTGGAGCACATGTGAGCATCGATGCGCTCGGCATTCGGGACACGGTCCTTCATTCGGTCCTATGCCTGCGCAAAGGAGGCCGGCACGTCCAAATAGGCCTGACGACGTCGGAAGAGGGTGGATTCGTGCCTTTGCCGATGGACCTCATCACGAGCTGTGAAATCGAAGTGGTGGGCAGTCTCGGCATCCCGCATCCCGACTACGCGGGACTCTTAGCGCTCGTCGCTGAAGGACGCCTCAGGCCGAGGGACCTCGTGGAGCGCGAGGTTTCTCTCGCGGATATCCATGACGTCTTCGACAAGATGACGCGGTTTGAGACAACGGGTTTCAATGTCATCACGACGTTCTGA
- the der gene encoding ribosome biogenesis GTPase Der — MSLPVVAIVGRANVGKSTLFNRLVGRRVSIVEDTPGVTRDRIYGKSDWNGVSFRVIDTGGIELDDEDEMGNLIRVQAQIAIDEADVILFVVDGREGVTQADEHVADVLRRARKPVVLGVNKLDHAEQMALRYDFYRLGFGEPIPFSAEHGKGTGDLLDAVVEALPKRSDEDEDEDAIRIAFVGRPNVGKSSLVNRLLGEERVMVSPIAGTTRDAIDTLLVRDGQSYVLVDTAGMRRKGKVYERIEKYSVLRALRALDRADVAFVVLDAETGIVEQDKRVAGYALDAGCAIAFVVNKWDAIEKDDKTAHRFEEKIREEFPFLRFAPVVFVSALTGQRVNRLLDVAKEVSEFHAMRVPTATLNRVLADAQVSVSPPSKGGRRLKLYYGTQVAVKPPTFVIFVNDPEMSHFSYERYLENQLREAFGFRGTPIRIVLRARDEAESR, encoded by the coding sequence ATGTCATTGCCTGTCGTGGCCATCGTGGGCCGCGCAAACGTCGGCAAATCGACCCTCTTCAACCGCTTGGTCGGCCGTCGCGTGTCTATCGTTGAGGATACGCCCGGCGTGACCAGGGACCGCATCTATGGGAAAAGCGATTGGAACGGCGTGTCGTTTCGCGTGATCGATACGGGCGGGATCGAGCTGGACGACGAGGACGAAATGGGGAACCTCATTCGGGTGCAGGCGCAAATCGCCATTGATGAAGCGGACGTCATTCTGTTTGTGGTCGACGGCCGCGAAGGTGTGACACAGGCGGACGAGCATGTCGCGGACGTCCTGCGCCGCGCTCGAAAGCCTGTCGTGCTTGGGGTGAACAAGCTCGATCACGCCGAACAGATGGCGCTGCGTTATGACTTCTATCGGCTGGGGTTTGGAGAACCGATCCCGTTCTCGGCGGAGCACGGAAAGGGGACCGGCGACTTGCTGGACGCGGTCGTCGAGGCCCTGCCGAAGCGCTCGGACGAGGACGAAGATGAAGACGCCATTCGAATCGCCTTCGTCGGCCGGCCAAACGTGGGAAAGTCAAGCCTGGTCAACCGGTTGCTGGGTGAGGAGCGCGTGATGGTGAGTCCGATCGCGGGGACGACTCGCGACGCGATCGACACGCTGCTGGTTCGAGATGGCCAGTCGTATGTGTTGGTCGATACGGCCGGCATGCGGCGAAAAGGAAAAGTGTACGAGCGCATCGAAAAATACAGCGTGCTTCGGGCGCTTCGGGCGCTGGATCGCGCGGACGTAGCGTTTGTGGTCCTTGACGCAGAAACGGGGATCGTCGAACAGGACAAGCGCGTGGCCGGTTACGCGCTGGACGCCGGGTGTGCCATCGCCTTCGTGGTCAACAAGTGGGACGCCATCGAAAAGGACGATAAAACAGCCCACCGATTTGAGGAAAAGATCAGGGAGGAGTTTCCGTTTCTCCGATTTGCGCCCGTGGTGTTCGTGTCCGCCCTGACAGGCCAGCGGGTGAATCGGTTGCTCGATGTCGCCAAGGAAGTCTCTGAGTTTCACGCGATGCGGGTGCCGACCGCCACGCTGAACCGCGTCTTGGCGGATGCCCAGGTTTCCGTGTCACCGCCGTCAAAGGGAGGACGGAGGCTCAAACTCTACTATGGGACCCAGGTCGCCGTCAAGCCTCCGACGTTTGTCATTTTCGTCAATGATCCTGAGATGAGCCACTTCTCGTATGAACGTTATCTTGAAAATCAGCTTCGCGAGGCGTTCGGCTTCCGGGGGACCCCCATTCGCATCGTCCTGCGAGCGCGCGACGAAGCCGAATCGCGTTGA
- a CDS encoding NAD(P)H-dependent glycerol-3-phosphate dehydrogenase: MKACVLGAGSWGTALAAVLVWNGWDVTVWARRAEVAEDITVRHRNERYLPGADLPPQLTATADPAEALAGASLVVLAVPSGAIAETLPLIRSLPDHVLVVHAVKGFVRPDNLRVSAWLEREIPGMERRLAVLSGPSHAEEVIRQMPTTVVVASASRQVAERAQDALMTDRFRVYTQADVIGVELGGALKNIIALGAGLAEGLGLGDNTRAALMTRGLAEITRLGVALGASPLTFSGLAGIGDLIVTCTSEHSRNHRAGRLLAKGLRLPEVLDAIGMAVEGVNATFAAEQLARRSGVEMPITQAIARVLTGDISPAEGIELLMTRGKNHEMEDIGAQPLTAEFRLP, translated from the coding sequence ATGAAGGCGTGCGTCTTGGGAGCGGGCAGTTGGGGCACGGCGCTAGCCGCGGTCCTCGTGTGGAATGGGTGGGACGTGACCGTCTGGGCGCGCCGCGCCGAAGTGGCGGAGGACATCACGGTCAGGCATCGGAACGAGCGCTATCTCCCAGGGGCGGACCTCCCGCCGCAGCTCACAGCGACGGCAGATCCCGCCGAGGCCCTGGCAGGGGCCTCCCTGGTGGTGCTGGCGGTGCCTTCGGGCGCCATTGCGGAGACCTTGCCGCTGATTCGTTCGTTGCCCGATCACGTCCTTGTGGTCCACGCCGTCAAGGGCTTCGTCCGGCCGGACAATCTGCGGGTCAGCGCCTGGCTCGAGCGGGAGATCCCTGGGATGGAGCGGCGGCTCGCGGTTCTTTCGGGACCGTCTCACGCGGAGGAAGTCATTCGCCAGATGCCGACGACGGTCGTCGTGGCGAGCGCGAGCAGGCAGGTGGCGGAACGCGCGCAGGATGCGCTGATGACGGATCGATTTCGCGTGTACACGCAGGCTGACGTGATCGGCGTAGAGTTGGGCGGGGCTTTGAAGAACATCATCGCGCTTGGGGCGGGCTTGGCGGAGGGGTTGGGCCTTGGCGATAACACGCGCGCGGCGCTCATGACGCGCGGGCTCGCGGAGATCACGCGCCTGGGCGTGGCGCTCGGCGCATCGCCTCTGACCTTCTCGGGTCTCGCAGGTATTGGCGATCTCATCGTCACGTGCACGAGTGAACACAGCCGGAACCACCGAGCGGGCCGGCTTTTGGCGAAGGGACTTCGCTTGCCGGAGGTGCTTGACGCCATCGGCATGGCGGTCGAGGGCGTGAACGCGACGTTTGCCGCAGAGCAACTTGCGCGCCGATCTGGCGTGGAAATGCCGATCACGCAGGCGATTGCGCGCGTGCTGACGGGCGACATTTCCCCTGCAGAAGGCATCGAATTGCTCATGACACGGGGCAAGAACCACGAGATGGAGGACATCGGTGCCCAGCCGCTGACTGCGGAGTTTCGCTTGCCATAG